Part of the Zea mays cultivar B73 chromosome 4, Zm-B73-REFERENCE-NAM-5.0, whole genome shotgun sequence genome is shown below.
ttttttttgttgtccatatttttcgtttatgtcgctgatttgtctgtcctaatttatttctcatccagttttatttttaTAACTGATTTTTTTATTCGTCCAGATTTTTTTATCCGGCGAGCACAGCAGCTGTGTGCCACAGTGCTCACAAGCCGTCAACTTCTCCCCTTATTTGCTCAGCTAACCACAATAAAAATCAGATGAGAACACTCTTACTTCAATCGTGatcaaataaaaatattatatttTCATTGAGTTCTTTTGAACATAAATTTTAAATACATAACAACATATTCCCAGTAAAAAGAAGCACACATATTCATCTTTTTTCTTCTGCACTAAATAAAAGTATACTCATTATATACTTGTCTCATGGATGATATATTTTAGAATTTACTGCATATACAGCTGATGTGCTCGCCGGATAAAAAAATCTAgacgaataaacaaatcagtcacaaaaaaactggatgagaaataaattaagacggacaaatcagcgacataaacgaaaaatatggacaacaaaaaaaTAAATAAGTGACAAAGATAAAAAGTATTAAAAAACGCCCACCATAGGGCTCAAACCCACGACCACAATGTAAAGAACCTTGTATTTTACCAACTAAGCTAGACAAGTTTTCTGTACAGAATGGAGCTCGGCGCcatgatctatggcgccgagcttggtaccacgtcggcgccacgacgtccggttgtgccaacgcagcacgtacctcggcgccatagtctatggcgccgagctgtgttacctcggcgccacaggctacggcgccgagaaaagggtccaaaaatgacattaaaattttctagggtccaaacgtgattttttttccgatgaaggaccaaaatgcaaaaaattcaGGTCTGGTCCAAAGGGAGAGAGCAACGCTGACGATGGGTGGAGCCGTTGGACCATTCCGCGGGGTCGGATCAATCATCGGCGCGCGTGGGATTCCCTAGCTGGCGCTGCGACCGCGAGGCAGAAAGGGTTCGTCGTCATCGCCGTCTGCGAGTTGCGATGCGAGCGGTCTGCCATCTCCATCCGCGCCCGCGGCGCACGCGGGTGTGAAGCGCATGGGCGGGCTCGGATCCTGACTAGGACGGCTTTGTCTTGTTGCGGCTGGCGTGGGGTCTGACGGGTGCGGTCCACAGGTGGTTTTTGCGCCGTGACGGCCGTTTaataacttcagaccaggcagggAGTCCGGGAAGAcataattctaaatttgctctaaTTTCTGGATTAAACAAAACTATAAGGGCTATTTTGGGAACCTTATTTTTCCCAAGTGATTTGGTTCATTTTCTACTAAATAAATACCAATCTACTATAAGAACATGAAACTGAAACAACTCTATGAAAATAGCATGTAGAGAATCAATAAAATGTTGAGATAAGCTACATAGAAATATGGTAAACCAAATTTTAAATTACCAATGCAtacatagataaaaactagaaGAAAAAAAGGTATAGGTCCAATTCACAAGAATAACTAACCCTTCGGATTAAAAAAAATCTATTTTATAAATTGGACAAGACTACAGATTTCTGCAAAGCAAAACTGATATACATGAGCACATGCATGCATTGTCTTCATATGGTTTCCCACAGGAGACGATGTAAAGTTTAGTACAGTAGCTATATGCTCATATGTTACTAAAAACAAAGCAAACAACTACGAACCACTACATGAATTACTCAAGTACTAAAAATCTCATTGAACCAGACTGACAAAGTCAGATCATACAAGATATATGTGTAATATATAGGTGACAAAAGTGCAGAGCCCGAAATTAAGATTGTGATGATGGGTCCAGTATGTGCCCCATGAACATTACTGAGCCAGACACCTCCTCCCTAATGACAAAGAAGAAAGGATGGTCGGCAACAAAGTGCTCTCCTGGTGAGGGCTTCCCTATGCCAATTCTCACAGAAGTTTCTTCAACGCCTTCATCATTAACCTCCAAAACTGCTTTATGAAGTATGTCGGATAGATACAACGGATTTCTGGATCCATCTTCCTTGACCATATCAGTGAAATCTGCATCACGGAGGAAGGGTAATTCGAGGCCCATTTCTTTCAGAAACTGCTTCATATTGACCTGGAATGACACTGTGAACTTGGGAATCTTGATATCCACGTGCCGCTTCTCAGTTGGCAAGTGTTGTTCTAAGAATGATGGTTCCGCGAAAACTTTCTTAGCTAATTCAAACAAGCCATCATGAGCATCAGGCAGGAAGATGTACATGGAGAACTTCCGTTCATTATTTCCTTGCTGGTAAGGAAGCTTAATCACTTTAAATCCATCGTGGACTGCGAAAGGTCGAGTTCTATCATATTCCACAAAAGGAACGTCAACACAAGTTCGATCCAGACAGCAGAATTTTTGTACCGCGTCACTCCTCGTATCAGTCCTGTCAAGCCATCTTCCCCTAAAATACAGTGCGCTGCCAATAACAAGTCCTGTATTCTTGTCAATTAGTCCATCCGGAAGGAGCGAGGTAACAGTATCTTTTGTGGATTGTTTGACCCACATGTTAATTAGCTTGGCGGCATCTTCAGGCTTTCAAAACCAATAGAACAGAAAACGTGTGAATTTCAGAGTTAAGAGTTTCAAAAGAAAAATCACAGAAACAACACTACACATCACATGGTTGCAGTTTGCTACTGAAAAAATAGAACAGTTCAAGTAGCATTTTTTACAGAGATACCATAGTATTATTTGACGGCAATAAAGGTAGATAGTGGGCATATTTGTCACCACAAGCTCTCCAATGCACATTACCATTTCTATCAGATCAAATAAATGAACAGAAAAGGGTGCAAAGGCAGAGATCAGCAGAAAAAACATTAGACCAATTGAAATTACTTGGCTCGGTCCAGTCAAATGCCATCTATAAAAAAAGCTTAGTGAGGAACTGCAATAACATCAAACAACAAATTAAGATGTTCTGCTACAGTGACCCCTGGAACAAGCGTATTGTCGAGCACCTAATGAGCATGTGGTATAAGCGGGAACGTCTGAATATGCCACACCTTGTTAATGAAGTCAGCCGTCCGCGCCGTGCAGCTGTAGACACTACGGGCGGCCTCCACGAACCCCGGCGATAGGCTCGTTGAGGTGTCGGCCCATATTCCTCCTGCGAAGGCCAGCCGCGGGCCGCCGGACGTGGACCGGTCCTTGAACACCCGCTTGACCACGCGCGACGCCAAGTTGGCCGCTTGAACCGCGGCGCCCctgcccccgccgccgccgcccagcGCCTGGAGGACCTGCCGCCGCGTGTCGCCGCGCGCGCCGGCGGCGGCCAGGGCCAGCGAGGCGTAGACTGCGACGGGGGCCACGGCCGCGTTCTCGGTCGCCGAGGCGGCGAGGACGCGCCCAGCGAGCGGCAGGCAGAAGGTGCGCTGCGTGGCTGCGAGCGCATCACCCCACGGCAGCGTCGGCATAATCGGCGGCGGCGCATTATGAGCGTCTTTGGGAGAGCGCGCTGCCGCGGGGGACGCGGAGGAGAAGGCACGGGGCTTGTTGCCTACGGGAATGGGGAAGAGCTGGGCGCCTCGCGGTCCCCGCAgaaggagggctcgccggagggaAGAGGCCTGCATTTTGCTAGTGAGCGCGCGTCCCCTCTCCTGTTATTTCCTAGGGTTCTTGAGGTTTTTCCTGCGTTATATGGTGAGAATGAGAAGTGGACTTAATGGAAATTCGGCCCTATTGGGCCGTTGTCAAATGTCTTCAACAAAATGGTTTTTTTGTAGGCCGGTAGTTATGTAAATAGATTTTTACGAATTAATGATTTTTCAAGTTTTTTTTAAATATCAGAGCACGAACCATTGAAAGCTAATTGGGCTAAATCTCTTTCATAGATCATCTAAAAGGAAACATTGGTTCTTAATGTCTTCAAAGACGGACCCAACACGCCCATGACAACCCAATGTAAGATGTGACAATCTTGTTTTATGATAGAAGTGTTGGTGAAAGATTTCTTTTAACTCAGCATGGACCAATAGAACAAGTAGGTAATGATGTAAACCATATAAAAAGTTGTACCAGTAAGAGAAAAGAAAATAACGCAATACTAGCTTCACACATTTAAGTAAGAAACATACTAACATGTCCCATGATACATTTACTATCATCACCACCAAATTTATAAAACAGCGGTACCCTCCAACCATCAGAAGCTTTCATAAAATCAAAATCAAAATGTGAGAGGTATGGTTTGTGGTAAGTATTCCTACTCGGCTTAATATGCACACCCAAGCTACTCTTAATGGATTTAGACATTTCATCATTAAACTAATTCCAAACTTCATTAAAATCACTAATAGGCGCTACTGGTAGAGTATTAAGTATCGGATTTTGCCTATGTGATTTTGCTGGGTTAGGAAGAAACGTATTTATACCCTGTCAAAGCTTGATTCATTGTTGTTCCATAATTGGTTCGTGAATTTTGATCTAAGTTAGGAACAAAGTTGTCATTGGGGTAGATGTGCTAGCTCCACCTAATTTGGCCTTATCGATTTCAAATGTTGAAGATACCAATTTAACTTTGTTAGCTGCTGCATAAAGCACTCAACTTTCTTAATAATTATAAGGCATTCCATACTTTAAGAGAAGGTTCAACTGATAGATCAACATAGTCGTCATTATACCCTCTAATTTATCAAAGTGTGACATAATCATATTAGAAAGAGTTGTAACATTACAATTAATAATGTTCGGTACCCAAGAACCGGGTGCCCAAAGTAGGCCCAAAACCTGTTAACGGCCCACTCGCCGACCGGCCCACCACCGAGCAAACTAGCGAGGCGGAGTGGCCGACCAACCCTTTAGTGAGCAACCCCGCGAGGCAGAGCGGACGACCAGGTTCCCTGCCGAGCAACCCTGCGAGGCGGAGCGGACGACTAGATTCTCTATCCGAGCAATCCTATGAGCGGAATGAGCGACCAACCCTCTGAGCGGTCCCGCGAGGCGAAGCATATGACTGAGTCCTCGCCGAGCAACTCAACAAGAAAAAGGGTCGATCTAATACAGTTGACAGACATCAACGCGACAAGATGCGTCACCACCAAACCACGTCTGGACCACGAGTACGGTGCCGAGAAGTCCCTGTCAAACATGACGGTACGCCCGCGTGTACTGTCTTAGGAATATCCCCGCTGACTTGTAGGGCTAGTCAACCCTAGTCGTGGGGACCTCAACGCCgaagactctatagtgatccacatACCGAGAAGGACGAGAGAATACACCATTCCTGGTGTATACCTACGCACGCTAGAAAGTGACGCGATGCTCATGACAAGAGACGAAGTTGCACCAAGCATGACCCTGAACCCCACCGTAAGTCCAACCTGCAAGACCTACCAGGCACCACTACATCAGCGTCGAACTCACTATAGGGACCCGTATGCCAGACAAATGAAGCGATGCGCCATACCAAGGGTACGACAACCCACGACCCTATAGATGATGTCAGGAGGACTACACCACCCAAGAGCTACAGGCCGAACTCCCTCTAGTAGAATATAAGTCCCCACTGTAAAGTCCGacacttgagctataaaagggcagTGCCCCCCTCTTTTTCACACACAAGCACACTTGATGTAACACGACTGTAGAATCCTTGGAGTTATGAGAACTAAAACACTAACATGTCATCATGTGCACTGACATTACATTTCttgtgatacacctagaatgcattcactaggctaaAATTTCAATAAAACATGTGATGTGGATGCTTGCTTGAGTATACGATTTGGTAAGAGGATTCCGTAATCTAGGTAGGGGTAAATCTCTCCAAGGGCTAGTAGCATGTGAGCTTACGTTTTAAGCACAAAGGCTTGATCTTGCCAAGTTGGGTAGACATGTTTTAAGGGGTGAGGAGTAGAAGAGGCAAAGCACTTAAAGGTGATTAAGAGCCCCACAAACCTTTAATTAGAGCCAAAAGTGAAAATCATGATCTAGTCACTTTTTTCcaaaagtatatatatatatatatatatatatatatatatatatatatatatatatatatatatatatatatatatctactactacttaagccagtagtgtaggcgtccacatttTCTTTGTTCTGCCTCGCTCCCTCCGCAGCGCCTGCTCCCTCAGTCGCGTCCCGCTCCCTCCGCAGCGCCGACTCCCTCCATGGCTGTGCGACGCAAGATCGGCTCCCCTTCCCTTGTGCACCCCGCCCTGAGATCGCGCAGACCCGCCAAATCAAGGAATTCGCGCCCCAAATCGAGGAATCCGCCTCCGCTGTGGAAGGAGATCGCCTCCGCTGCGCCCCAACTCTCGGTCGGCATCATCGTCCGCGTTTGCTGCGCCCTGGCTCTCGGTCCTTCGCGTGCGCGCCCTTGACCCCCGCCACCGTGCCCCCGCCCGCCACCGCACCCCACCCCGCGTGATCCCCACTCGACGCGCCTTCGTCAATCCCGTCCACCGTGCCCTGAGATCGCGCAGACCCACCATTACCGTGTCCTCGCCCCCGACACGCGCTCATCCCGGCCCCACGCCGCCATACCCTCGCCTCCCCGGACCCCGCCACACACGTCTTCACCCTCTTCGGCGCGCTACTCGCTCTTCTCATCGACCTCTCCGCCTCCTCCCACCTCTAGGCCCACACCCATGTCGACGGCGAGTACGGCACGACGGTCGCGCGGCTCAAGACGGGGTCCCCGCAGGCCATAGCGTCGTCGACATTTTCCTCCCCGTTGTGCTCAGGCGGGTCCTCCGACACGCACACCGCCCTCACCGACTACGTCGTCGCCTCAGGTAGGGCCTTGAAGGATTTCCCCTTTGCGGACCCACTTCGATGCTGACGGCTTGACACAACTCATACACGCGGCCGCAGAGGGCACGTCGCCGTTGTGTGCCTCCTCCTCCACTGCGGTGCGTGGGAGGGAGAAGAGGTGCTCCAATCAAAACGACAACTGAGCAGGTTTCACCATGACCCCATTTGATAAGTTGTACTACCTTTTAGTATGATAAAGAATTGTAGCTACGCTAGATGCAGAATTGAGGAGACCTGTTGTTGTAATCCAAGCAATGTATGTGTCAGGTCCTAGCTCTCTAAGGCTGGTGCCAATGCAGGCTATAGTGAGGGCGATAGCGCCCAGCAGGAGGCGAGAGCGGGGCTGGAGGCGGGCGAGAGCGACCCGGCGGGCGCTACTGCTACCGCCCGGCGATAGGCAGGCGAGAGCGGGGCGACGCGTTGGCGATGGCGTCTTCGCGGGCGAGAGCGAGGGGCGACAGTGAGTGGCGGCttctgattggtccacgtgtgctatagcctgaggctgtagcctgctgcagcctgtgcactggagcagcaggggcgagagtggaggcgagagctgacgtggcaggggcgagaGAGAGGCTGTGCACTGGACTCAGCCTAATGGATGAGCCTATTTCTGGTTTTTCTTGTCTCTTTGAATAGGATGTGCTTTACTAAAGCACACGAACTGGCTATTGAACCAATACAACTTGGTGGGTAGATTTAGAGTCCATAATAGATTTAGAAAATCACAAAATACATTCGAAGGCATAAAAAGTCATTAAAATTGATGTTGCCATAACTAAACTTCAGGTTAGGATTTCACTGCTGAGGTTCCTCCTATATTTTCTGTGTTCAGTTATTGAATCATTGCGAAACTCTCAACCATGAGGTAACACCATTTTTGAATTAGTGATTCATGTGGAAATAGCCGGCATTATTTGTTCAATAGCAGTGTTACTATAATTGTTCAATAGCTGAGGTTCCTCCTATATTTTCTGTTGCCATAACTAAACTTCTTTTATGGTTCTCAAGCAGTGTTACTTCAGGGCTGCAGGTACTATAGAAGCCCTTGGAGAAACTCTGCTAATTTGTTCCCGTCCAGTTTTTTAGTATAATTGCACAATGTAATCACACACTTATACAACATTTTTTAGGAGAGATGAGTGGGGGAGACTAGGAGAGTGATGAGTGTATTCTGTGATTGAGACGGACTCCACCTAGGTAATTGTCTTCTCCCTACCTCCCCTTGATCTGCAGTCCATCCACGCCTCCGTACCACTAGGTGTAATTTAACAGCAACACATTTGATGGATTTGGTTATAACATTTTTTCACTGTGAAATTTCAAAGAACCTAAAAGAATTATTACAATTTACTTTGTACACCTACACTTGTCTCACAGTAATGCTTATGCAATCTACTAAGTTCCACTGTACTCTAAAGGGGTGAGCTGATGATGTGATTCCTCTCCCCATAGAATTGGTTCCTTTCAGAAGAAGTACAACATTGAGAATATGTTGTGGTCTCTGAGACTATTTCCCTATCTATTTTTGCATATGGTTGTCGTGTCCATGTACATTAGCAATCTGGTCATGGCGATGTGAGCTTATGAGACACTAGgttaatgcccgtgcgttgcgacggcaaaATCGATCACGAGAAGCAAGAAACAGAAATATACCTACATGCTTTGCACGTACGTGACGCACGAAGCTCATGATTTAAAGAAGTATTTATAACATTCTTGTTACGTAAAAACTTCGTTTGCTGGCCAAATAAAAAAATAGAAGGGATCGAACTCAAGAAACACATGGTAATTCTTGATTTAGAAGCTCGAGCTGATCGTTCAAAGTTCTAGTGACAATCTAAAAGAAATGTGAGCAACTTACATTTATTACTAAAAGAATCTAGATCAGTATATAGCTCCAGGTTGCTCCACAACCAAATTATTGGGATGACAAGTCTTCTCAAAGAAGCGTACAACAGTAACCATGGACTCTGTATCTTAAAACAACAATATTTCCAATCAAATTGAGCTGGCTAAGATGCCTTCACGGGGTCAAAGACAGCGATGAATGGCATCAGACGGACCCTATCCAAAGCATCTTGTCCTTCTCCACTTCGATGATAGCTCTCACCACCTCTCCCTTGCTGTCCTCCATGATGTGAAGTCATCAAACTAATCAGTCACATATGCCAAGCATTTGCATGTGCAAGGGCAATAATTTTACTCATGCCTAAGAAATGTaatgtcaaaaacattttttgtgcAAAAGCGTCATGAATGAAATAAACATGAAGGAATAGGAGGAAAATGATATGATTTGAGAAACTAACATGATTACTTTTTCATATTCATACACATTACAGTCCGACAGTACTATCAATTTCTAAAATATACCTTTCTAGCCTAAGTTATTTTTTACATTCACGGCTCAATTCTCCACTTAAGCAAAAAAATGGCATCAATTTACTAAATGAACTGAAAAGAATCAGGAAGAACATATAAGAATAATTGGACTGCAAAAACTTTGAGCTAAGCAAATCATGCAATGAAGTTCACAAATTCAAAGTGATTGAAGGAAGCCCACAAGACCAGACTGGCAAACCTATCAAATTGAATTTCTAAAATAACATTTCCCAAGATAGTTATCTAACCATATGGGGGATCATAGTTTGCAAAATGACTGGAAGTACCTCCAAGCAGACCAATGCCAACTACAAATAATcaggaaagaaaaaaaaacatgaATGTAATCTTCAGCCATGTTGAGGATAAACAAAAGGGACTTCGATTGGACGTGAACGGGGAAGCGAGAATCCTGGGTCACGGTCGTCGTCGCGGACGGGGGGCGGGGGCATGGTGCACCCTGCGGCAGCGGTGGCTCCGTCTTGCCCGCCTCGTGCTCGCAGTGGAGGTCGAAGCGCCTGGGGCAGGGCACGGTGGAGACGGACCTCTACATAAACCATTACATAATATGGTCTGGGTTTATAGAGACATGTTCTAAAAAATTGGGATGTAGGAGTACATCTCACGAAGCGATTGTGAGAAATCATGCTAATTACGAGAAAGGTACATTATAAATAAGTTCTTTCCTTCCTCTGATGTCCTTCTAATGGACAGTTGTAGCAAATTATTAAAAATGGAAGCTCAAATATTATCAAGAGACTGTTAGCAAACTGTTAAAATGAAACTACAAGAATCATCAAGACGCCATTCTTAGCATCTGAGCATAAATTCGTATGGAAATAAAGGAAAACCACACTCACAGAATCTCTACTTTACCGTCAAAGCACCACAAGCTAGACCAGCTGCATCAGCTGGATCCCAATCCTGAACGCCATGGGGATCAGCCTCCACCCTCACCTTCAGTTCCAGTAGTGCTAGTACTGACAGTCACAAATCACCATACCAAATTTTCAATGAACACGATCGCCACCAATACCATGTCACAGGAGCAGACTCCCCTCTGCGAAATAGGTCATAATTACCTTCACCGTTGATCGAAGCCTCGTCGTGGCTGGCCTATGCCTGAAGCAGAACCATGAAGAAGGAAAACAACAGCCGGATCCTAGACGCCGCCGCCGCGCACCCATTGCAACGGGAGCGCCTCCTCCTGGAGCATAGCAACCCATGTCAACTGGAGGCTTCTGGAAAGGTAGCTGCACTAATATATCTATGATGCAAAATTTAATCTAGCATACAGTAGACGTTAGACGTGGTATTGCGACTCATAAAGCAGCTTTGTGCACTATGACACAGAATATTAACGTCCAACTAATGCATTGCAAGTTAAAAGCAGTTGAAATTTTGCCTATTGTTAAAAGAAATGTAATAAACAGTTGGCTCAAACATGCCTCATAACACAACGGTGATGATTAGAGAGCGACTCAAACCACAGCATGATGAATAtctcttgagagagagagagagagattaaaAGTTCATTCGGCAACATAATGATACAATAACTTTGGAATTTTAAATggaaccccacttatgtttcgagTTGCATGTCTTGGACCAACACACACCAGGGGCATGTACCAATACAATATATTACACGGCAAATTCAGAGCAGTTCCTTTAAGCCACTGTCATAAACAGCAAGATAGAAGCAATAATCAAATATCTGTACCTAACTGAAACTTTAAGATAGTACAAGGAGAAAACGAAACAGAAAATCCATATGCACAATGATTAACAAACTTGCCTCATTGAGAGGTTGCATATACATATAACCTAATGGTGACCTAACCATCAATGTGAGCAGTCAATTACGGTCAGCGGGGCAAACACACATATTAGTAATCACAATTAATGTCTAACCTGGTCTAGTCTTGTAGGGTATTATGTAGCTCCCTTTGTGTTTAGGTCACCTTGAGGGTAGTTTTTCTATTTGTTTGTCATCTTGAGGGAAGGAGACCTCAGCTAGTTCATTGATTCCTACATGAAACCCAGAACAGATCAAACCTGCAAAACCAATATGTGATGAAATTTGTGTAGCTAACAATATTTGAAGTTCTGAACTGAGAGCACATTAATTTGTGTAGCTTTCCTTTTTGTTGAACCAATTGATTTCCCAAGTTCTCTACCTTCAAGAACTTGAAGTCATGTCTCAAACTGTTCAATATTAACATGTCACAAGGCCATGTATATAATACAAAATACAAATTATGGAAAGAAAAATTATTTGTACAGTTCATATACCTTGATTTGATCTCAGGCAGCGGCAATGGAGTTGTCCTCGCCATCATAATAGATAGCAAGAGCAGTTTTTGTAGCTAGAGACAGAGAGATTTTCCCCTTGTGCTTTTGAGAAGCATTGCCAATTAAGGATGCAAGGTAGACGAGCCCATACTTGGGTGTAGAATGCTTTGTCTTTGGAGCTATGTATAAAGCCTGTAGAGAAATACAACCTTTAGTTCTTAGTGGAGAAAGCAAGCTGTAGCAGACAACGTAAGCAAATAAAATTAACGCACGCCGTCAATTGAAATCACTACAACATTACCAGCTTTGTAACATACTGGACTCCAAATCCTTTAAAAGTCAAAGAACCACTTGGATAAATTCCCTAGGAGCTGGTCCTAAAAGACGTCAATAGACATCCGCACTCGCCAGAACATCTCATCAAAGAAATACCTGTAGGCTTCTAGGTTACCAGCATGGCCAAGACCATCTATCAAATTTGTGAAATGGAGCACATTTGGCACACACCCAACATCATTCATATAGTTCAAGGACAAGGAGCTGAGTTGGACAGCTTGAGAACTGGGAGCACACCTGCTGCAAGAGAAGAACGAAGCCAAGGCGAACGCTAGGATATTCCCTCCCCCG
Proteins encoded:
- the LOC100193387 gene encoding protein Z; this translates as MQASSLRRALLLRGPRGAQLFPIPVGNKPRAFSSASPAAARSPKDAHNAPPPIMPTLPWGDALAATQRTFCLPLAGRVLAASATENAAVAPVAVYASLALAAAGARGDTRRQVLQALGGGGGGRGAAVQAANLASRVVKRVFKDRSTSGGPRLAFAGGIWADTSTSLSPGFVEAARSVYSCTARTADFINKPEDAAKLINMWVKQSTKDTVTSLLPDGLIDKNTGLVIGSALYFRGRWLDRTDTRSDAVQKFCCLDRTCVDVPFVEYDRTRPFAVHDGFKVIKLPYQQGNNERKFSMYIFLPDAHDGLFELAKKVFAEPSFLEQHLPTEKRHVDIKIPKFTVSFQVNMKQFLKEMGLELPFLRDADFTDMVKEDGSRNPLYLSDILHKAVLEVNDEGVEETSVRIGIGKPSPGEHFVADHPFFFVIREEVSGSVMFMGHILDPSSQS